The following coding sequences are from one Phyllostomus discolor isolate MPI-MPIP mPhyDis1 chromosome 11, mPhyDis1.pri.v3, whole genome shotgun sequence window:
- the SPRY2 gene encoding protein sprouty homolog 2, producing MEARAQNGSGSQPLLQAPRDSSRQRGEPDPREALTQQVHVLSLDQIRAIRNTNEYTEGPTVVPRPGLKPAPRPSAQHKHERLHGLPEHRQPPRLQHPQVHSSARASLSRSISTVSSGSRSSMRTSTSSSSSEHRLLGPSFSSGTVADGIIRVQPKSELKPGELKPLSKEDLGLHAYRCEDCGKCKCKECTYPRPLPSDWICDKQCLCSAQNVIDYGTCVCCVKGLFYHCSNDDEDNCADNPCSCSQSHWCTRWSAMGVMSLFLPCLWCYLPATGCLKLCQGCYDRVNRPGCRCKNSNTVCCKVPAVPPRNFEKPT from the coding sequence ATGGAGGCCAGAGCTCAGAATGGCAGTGGCTCGCAGCCCTTGCTGCAGGCACCCCGTGACAGTAGCAGACAGCGTGGGGAGCCTGACCCTAGAGAAGCCCTCACCCAGCAGGTACACGTGTTGTCTCTGGATCAGATCAGAGCTATACGAAACACCAATGAGTACACGGAGGGGCCTACCGTGGTCCCGAGACCTGGCCTCAAGCCTGCCCCTCGCCCCTCCGCTCAGCATAAACATGAGAGACTCCACGGTCTGCCCGAGCACCGCCAGCCCCCCAGGCTCCAGCACCCGCAGGTCCATTCTTCTGCACGAGCTTCTCTGTCCAGGTCCATCAGCACGGTCAGCTCAGGGTCTCGGAGCAGTATGAGGACAAGTACCAGCAGCAGTTCGTCTGAACACAGACTGTTGGGACCATCCTTCTCCTCCGGGACGGTTGCTGATGGGATAATCCGGGTGCAGCCCAAATCTGAGCTCAAGCCAGGTGAGCTTAAGCCGCTGAGCAAGGAAGATTTGGGCTTGCACGCCTACAGGTGTGAGGACTGTGGCAAGTGCAAGTGCAAGGAGTGCACCTATCCGAGGCCTCTGCCTTCAGACTGGATCTGCGACAAGCAGTGCCTTTGCTCGGCCCAGAACGTGATTGACTATGGGACTTGTGTGTGCTGTGTGAAAGGTCTCTTCTATCACTGTTCTAATGATGACGAGGACAACTGTGCTGACAACCCGTGTTCTTGTAGCCAGTCTCACTGGTGCACCCGTTGGTCGGCCATGGGTGTCATGTCCCTCTTTTTGCCTTGTTTATGGTGTTACCTTCCAGCCACGGGTTGCCTTAAATTGTGCCAGGGGTGTTACGACCGGGTTAACAGACCCGGATGCCGGTGTAAAAACTCCAACACAGTTTGCTGCAAAGTTCCCGCTGTCCCACCCAGGAACTTTGAAAAACCAACATAG